The Candidatus Baltobacteraceae bacterium genome contains a region encoding:
- the tyrS gene encoding tyrosine--tRNA ligase: protein MTALHFADAEYLLDGFEHVETVEDFHARLKFGRPLNVKLGIDPTSPDLHLGFMVVLHKLQRFAQAGHDVTLIIGDFTASIGDPSGRNAMRPPLSREQIQANMQTYREQAGKVLDLERVKIRYNSEWLGRLDFSEIVRLVSHVTVAQMLERNDFRDRFTGGTPISLHEFLYPVAQAFDSIAIRADLELGGTDQLFNLLLGRQFQREYDQLPQICATVPLLVGLDGSKKMSKSLGNYVGITEEGPAQFGKLMSMPDQLMPVYARLAAFRSQAEADDLANALSRGRLNPIDAKKALAEEIVARYHGREEAKAARAYFERTVQRKEIPDGALPEVALGDARRVADVLVRAGFAESRRAAERLISGNGVKVDGIVVDDPRAAWTASEPAVLSVGSRRFARVVP from the coding sequence GTGACCGCTCTCCACTTCGCCGACGCCGAGTACTTGCTCGACGGGTTCGAGCACGTCGAAACCGTCGAGGATTTTCACGCCCGCCTCAAATTTGGGCGGCCTCTCAACGTCAAGCTCGGCATCGATCCGACCAGTCCCGATCTGCATCTGGGTTTCATGGTCGTGCTGCACAAGCTGCAGCGTTTCGCGCAAGCCGGACACGACGTAACCCTGATCATCGGCGACTTCACCGCGAGCATCGGCGACCCCAGCGGTCGCAACGCGATGCGCCCGCCCCTCTCGCGCGAGCAGATCCAAGCGAACATGCAGACCTATCGCGAGCAGGCCGGCAAGGTGCTCGATCTCGAGCGCGTCAAGATCCGCTACAACTCGGAATGGCTGGGGCGCCTGGATTTCTCCGAGATCGTGCGGCTGGTCTCGCACGTGACGGTTGCGCAGATGCTCGAACGCAACGATTTTCGCGATCGCTTCACCGGCGGTACGCCGATCTCGCTGCACGAGTTTCTCTATCCCGTCGCTCAAGCATTCGACTCGATCGCGATCCGGGCCGACCTCGAACTGGGCGGAACCGATCAGCTGTTCAATCTCCTGTTGGGTCGTCAATTCCAGCGCGAGTACGATCAGCTGCCGCAAATCTGCGCGACCGTGCCGCTGCTGGTCGGGTTGGACGGCTCGAAGAAGATGAGCAAGTCGCTCGGCAACTACGTCGGCATCACCGAAGAGGGGCCGGCGCAATTCGGCAAACTGATGTCGATGCCCGACCAACTGATGCCGGTCTATGCACGGCTCGCCGCCTTTCGCAGCCAAGCCGAAGCCGACGATTTGGCCAATGCGCTCTCGCGCGGGCGCCTCAACCCGATCGATGCGAAAAAGGCGCTGGCTGAAGAGATCGTCGCACGCTATCATGGCCGCGAGGAGGCAAAGGCGGCGCGTGCGTACTTCGAGCGGACCGTGCAGCGTAAGGAGATTCCCGATGGGGCGCTGCCCGAAGTCGCGCTCGGTGATGCGCGCCGTGTTGCCGACGTGCTGGTGCGCGCCGGCTTTGCCGAGAGCCGCCGCGCAGCCGAGCGACTTATCTCGGGGAACGGGGTAAAGGTCGATGGTATAGTCGTGGACGACCCGCGAGCGGCGTGGACGGCATCCGAGCCGGCCGTGCTCTCGGTCGGGTCACGCCGATTTGCTCGCGTGGTGCCGTAG
- the hslO gene encoding Hsp33 family molecular chaperone HslO encodes MPDLLVAASAPPAGIALAAAVTTDLVAEIRSRHDLSPLATAATGRLTTGAVLFGVSLKGSERITLQMTGNGPIGSIAADAWLLEPELLGARGYAGNPSADLPLNAAGKFDVAGAIGTGSLQVTKSYDVGQPYVGIVPLYSGEIAEDIASYLVNSEQIPSVVALGVLANPDGVLAAGGVIAQVLPGADDRAIAALEERALAMPPVTKLISEGADAHALLHALAGSLELRAHRALEIRFACTCSREKVEAALLSMGAGELRALAAERSESEAACEFCKKRYIFTSDELRELAERIA; translated from the coding sequence ATGCCCGATCTCCTCGTCGCCGCGTCGGCCCCACCGGCCGGGATCGCCCTTGCCGCCGCCGTTACTACCGACCTTGTCGCCGAAATTCGCAGCCGCCACGATCTCTCACCGCTCGCCACGGCCGCGACCGGCCGCCTGACCACCGGCGCGGTGCTCTTCGGCGTCTCGCTCAAAGGGAGCGAACGCATCACGCTGCAGATGACGGGCAATGGCCCGATCGGCAGTATCGCCGCCGACGCGTGGCTGCTCGAGCCCGAGTTGCTTGGGGCTCGCGGATATGCGGGAAATCCGAGTGCCGATCTACCCTTGAATGCCGCCGGGAAATTCGACGTGGCGGGCGCGATCGGCACCGGCTCGCTGCAGGTGACGAAATCCTACGACGTCGGACAGCCCTACGTCGGCATCGTCCCGCTTTATTCGGGCGAGATCGCCGAAGACATCGCGTCCTATCTCGTCAACTCCGAGCAGATTCCGAGCGTGGTCGCGCTCGGCGTGCTCGCGAATCCCGATGGCGTGCTCGCAGCCGGGGGCGTGATTGCCCAAGTGCTTCCCGGTGCAGACGATCGCGCGATCGCCGCACTCGAAGAGCGCGCGCTCGCGATGCCGCCTGTGACCAAACTCATCAGCGAGGGTGCCGACGCGCACGCCCTGCTGCACGCGCTGGCCGGCTCGCTCGAGTTGCGCGCGCATCGCGCGCTCGAGATTCGCTTCGCATGCACGTGTTCTCGTGAAAAGGTCGAAGCCGCGCTGCTTAGCATGGGCGCCGGTGAATTGCGCGCGCTCGCGGCCGAGCGTTCCGAATCGGAAGCGGCCTGCGAATTCTGTAAGAAACGCTACATCTTCACGAGCGACGAGTTGCGCGAACTCGCCGAACGAATCGCCTAG
- the aroQ gene encoding type II 3-dehydroquinate dehydratase, with protein MHVLVIHGPNLNLLGQRQPEIYGSMTLAELNDFLTTVAHDHGITIDCVQYNGEGEIINAIHDARSRYDGIVINPGAYSHYSYAIADAISSLDIPVIEAHLSNIAARETYRRVSVTAAACIGSISGFGQRSYALALRVLAERAEN; from the coding sequence ATGCACGTTCTCGTCATTCACGGGCCGAATCTGAATTTGCTCGGCCAACGCCAGCCCGAAATCTACGGCAGCATGACGCTGGCGGAGTTGAACGATTTCCTTACGACGGTCGCGCACGATCACGGAATAACGATTGACTGCGTGCAGTACAACGGCGAAGGCGAGATCATCAACGCTATTCACGACGCGCGTAGCCGCTACGACGGAATCGTGATCAACCCCGGCGCGTATTCACACTATTCGTATGCGATCGCCGACGCAATTTCGTCGCTGGACATTCCGGTGATCGAAGCGCATCTCTCCAATATCGCGGCGCGCGAAACGTATCGCCGCGTGAGCGTGACTGCGGCAGCATGCATCGGAAGCATCTCCGGCTTCGGTCAACGGTCCTACGCGCTGGCGCTGCGCGTCCTCGCGGAAAGGGCCGAAAATTAA
- a CDS encoding HU family DNA-binding protein, whose amino-acid sequence MTKADLIDAVAGEVELSKRQAGEVVDLILEEIKTALQKGDRVALTPFGSFVVRSRKARDGRNPKTGEKIKIAARKVPAFVAGKALKDAVGGTRSGGTKKAAGKKKSSNR is encoded by the coding sequence TTGACGAAAGCCGATCTGATTGATGCCGTCGCCGGTGAAGTGGAGCTCTCCAAGCGCCAGGCCGGCGAAGTCGTCGACTTGATCCTCGAAGAGATCAAGACGGCGCTGCAGAAGGGCGATCGCGTCGCGTTGACGCCGTTCGGCAGTTTTGTCGTTCGCAGTCGCAAAGCACGCGATGGACGCAATCCCAAGACGGGTGAGAAAATCAAGATTGCGGCGCGTAAGGTTCCCGCGTTCGTCGCGGGCAAAGCCCTCAAAGACGCCGTGGGCGGAACGCGCTCGGGCGGAACCAAGAAGGCTGCCGGCAAGAAGAAAAGTTCAAACCGCTGA